The Rhinolophus ferrumequinum isolate MPI-CBG mRhiFer1 chromosome 4, mRhiFer1_v1.p, whole genome shotgun sequence genome has a window encoding:
- the CCDC122 gene encoding coiled-coil domain-containing protein 122 isoform X1, translating to MSDNKEKKSQGVLEEALAKQDTSSLTDAVKQVAKQQQSQTSEIQKNKKVLFHLQNELHELEKQIASVSAETKETERQIYQQDAAIENSKLQCENLETQIKSLHTENVKLKFDIEATQEDFEEHKIRYNEYYAKIKVYKDSLEEEESKWSFMTELHEKRELVKKLKIMKEELRQDLQNPEGNRIKQAQEDISKLKNNIITVKESIIEKACFLEEEKKTHEKLRKEIEVQHKRYGAILKRLHCQVNKLQSDRRQWQWNIQQLEKTAAELRRCIAMKD from the exons atgtcagacaacaaagaaaagaagagtcAAGGAGTTCTTGAAGAAG CGCTGGCTAAACAAGACACATCTTCATTGACCGATGCTGTAAAGCAAGTTGCAAAGCAACAACAGTCACAAAcgtcagaaatacaaaaaaataaaaaagttctgtTTCATTTGCAG aatGAACTTCATGAGCTGGAAAAACAAATAGCATCTGTCTCTGCAGaaactaaagaaacagaaaggcaaaTTTATCAGCAAGATGCTGCTATAGAGAATAGCAAATTGCAGTGTGAAAACCTGGAAACGCAAATCAAATCCTTACATACAGAAAATGTAAAGCTTAAATTTGACATAGAAGCAACCCAAGAAGATTTTGAGGAACACAAGATAAGATATAATGAATactatgcaaaaataaaagtgtataaaGATAgtttggaggaggaagaaagcaaatGGTCATTTATGACTGAACTCCATGAAAAACGAGAACTTGTTAAAAAACTGAAGATAATGAAAGAGGAACTCAGGCAAGATCTCCAAAATCCAGAAGGAAACCGGATAAAACAAGCACAG GAAGATATTTCAAAGCTAAAGAATAATATTATAACTGTAAAAGAGTCTATCATTGAAAAAGCTTGctttcttgaagaagaaaaaaaaacacatgaaaaattaagaaaagaaatagag GTACAACATAAGAGATATGGTGCGATTCTTAAGCGTTTGCATTGTCAGGTGAACAAGCTTCAGTCAGATAGAAGACAGTGGCAATGGAACATTCAACAATTAGAAAAAACAGCAGCTGAACTAAGAAGATGCATTGCAATGAAAGATTAA
- the CCDC122 gene encoding coiled-coil domain-containing protein 122 isoform X2 — translation MSDNKEKKSQGVLEEALAKQDTSSLTDAVKQVAKQQQSQTSEIQKNKKVLFHLQNELHELEKQIASVSAETKETERQIYQQDAAIENSKLQCENLETQIKSLHTENVKLKFDIEATQEDFEEHKIRYNEYYAKIKVYKDSLEEEESKWSFMTELHEKRELVKKLKIMKEELRQDLQNPEGNRIKQAQVQHKRYGAILKRLHCQVNKLQSDRRQWQWNIQQLEKTAAELRRCIAMKD, via the exons atgtcagacaacaaagaaaagaagagtcAAGGAGTTCTTGAAGAAG CGCTGGCTAAACAAGACACATCTTCATTGACCGATGCTGTAAAGCAAGTTGCAAAGCAACAACAGTCACAAAcgtcagaaatacaaaaaaataaaaaagttctgtTTCATTTGCAG aatGAACTTCATGAGCTGGAAAAACAAATAGCATCTGTCTCTGCAGaaactaaagaaacagaaaggcaaaTTTATCAGCAAGATGCTGCTATAGAGAATAGCAAATTGCAGTGTGAAAACCTGGAAACGCAAATCAAATCCTTACATACAGAAAATGTAAAGCTTAAATTTGACATAGAAGCAACCCAAGAAGATTTTGAGGAACACAAGATAAGATATAATGAATactatgcaaaaataaaagtgtataaaGATAgtttggaggaggaagaaagcaaatGGTCATTTATGACTGAACTCCATGAAAAACGAGAACTTGTTAAAAAACTGAAGATAATGAAAGAGGAACTCAGGCAAGATCTCCAAAATCCAGAAGGAAACCGGATAAAACAAGCACAG GTACAACATAAGAGATATGGTGCGATTCTTAAGCGTTTGCATTGTCAGGTGAACAAGCTTCAGTCAGATAGAAGACAGTGGCAATGGAACATTCAACAATTAGAAAAAACAGCAGCTGAACTAAGAAGATGCATTGCAATGAAAGATTAA